The Betaproteobacteria bacterium region GCTTCGCGCTTATTGAGACCGACTTTTCGAAAAGCAGATCAGCAAGCTCAGCTTTGGTTAGCGTCATCTTTATTATTTCCGTCAGGCACGCAGTTGAGCACCGAATGCCTGTTCGAAACAGGCCACCAGTTGCTGCATTGCAGCATCAACTTCGAATCTTGCAAAGTGCGTTGAGTATCTTGCATAACTATCCGGAATGCAAGACTTTTTTTTTTTCGGGACGCCTTTTCCAAACGTAAAACATCGAACAACTGAATGTCCTGAATCAAGGCAGAAATCTGGCTTTTCAGCCTATCAAGCAAGGTCTGCAAAAGATGCTTTGGTCAACCACGATCGCCAAGTCACGGATCACCGGCGGAAACTTGGATACCTCTGCATAGGCTGGCACCTGAGCAAGCTTAACCGCATCGAAAATCAACCTCAAAGCACAGGGGCCTGTGGCAAGTCATATTTTGAACCCACTCGGGATGAAGTTCGCCGATACAGCCAATTTCGTTACCATCGATCAACACCCTGGCGGCACGCCCGGGATGAAGCGTGCAGGATGATGCAACTTCTCGAAACGCGAATTTGGCTGGCGCCAGCAAGCGCTTCAGGTCGCCCTTGATATCGTAAAATCGACCTTGCGCGCATCATCCCCAACTCTCCGGCAAAGCACCGCCGTAGGCCAGCTGCCAGTTTCAGGGCTGATGGAAGCCTACGGCGCCACCTTTGTCATCGCGACGGAAGCTGCGCCCGGCCTCGAACAAGCGGACACGGTTTTGCTTGCGTTTCAGGTTGGTGACAAGATTTGAAATCAGGCCGCCGAACAGGCTTGAGCGCATCACCGCCATCTGGCTGGCAATCGGATTGGCCAGGCGAATCAGGTCGTCATTCGCAGCGAAATCGGCTTCCCAGGCCTCCTCGACGAAAGCGAAGTTAACCACCTCCTGGTAGCCGCGATCAGCCAACATCTGGCGAACACGATAGGCCGGACGCCGCGCTTCCGGCTGAACCAGCATTTTCAGCGGGCCACGCGGAGTGGCAGAAGGAATATTGTCGTAACCATACAGGCGAGCGATCTCTTCGATCAGGTCTTCTTCGATTTCCATGTCAAAGCGCCACGACGGCGGTGTCACCAAGAAATCATCGCCTCACGTACGAAAGATAAAGCGCGAGACCAGTAAACAGACCCGGCAATGCGCTGCACTTCCGAGTCAGACCAAGCAACTTCTTCGGCGCGAGCCGTGCGCAGGCGAACCGGGTTACGAACTGGCATCGCCGCCTTTGCCCTCAACAGACGGCCCAGCCTGACCGCCGCAGATATCGAGAATTAACCCTGTTGCGCGTTCGATGGCCTGACGCATGCCGCCGAAATCGACACCGCGCTCGAAGCGATGTGAGGCATCGAGCCAAAACCGTAGCGACGGCACGACCGGCGATGGCCTTCGGCGCGAAATGCCGACTCGAGGAAAAGTTCGGTCGTTCCAAGCGTAATGCCGCTTTCTTCGCCGCCCATGATGCCCGGCGTAGCCAGTGGTTTTGGTCATCAGCAATCATCAGCACATCAGCGCTCAACTTGATGGTTTGCTCATTGAGCAGCAACATTTTTCTTCTGGTCTTACATGCGGGCATGGACAGCACCTTCCAGCTTCGTGTTGTCAAAAGCATGCAAGGGCTGACCAAGTTCAAGCATCACGTAATTGGTGACATCGACCAACGCCGAAATGGCACGAATGCCGCTACGCTCCGAGGCGACGCTTCATCCACTCCGGCGTCGGCGCCTTGGCATTGACGTCCCTTGGAGGCCCGACCACAGTACAGCGGGCAGGCCTCGGCGCGTCAAGAACGACGGCGCGCAGCTCGGTGGTTGCTGGCGGGAATCCGGAACGACGGGAAGTACTGGTCGCGGCACCGGTAATGGCACCGACCTCCGCGGGCGATCCCGAGCAGCGAAAGGCAGTCCGCACGATTGGCGTCAGCTTCAGCTCAAAAACGTTGTCGTCAAGCGCCAGATATTGACGAATTGACTGACCAACGGGCGCATCGTCCGGCAGGATCAGCAACCCCGAGGCCTCCTCGGCACGCCCAGCTCCTTTGCTGGAACACAGCATGCCCGGAGGATTCGATGCCGCGCACTTTGGCGACCTTGATGGTGAAATCGCCGGGCAGCTTAGCGCCGGGCAAAGCACAAGGACACCCAAGACCAACGGCGACATTCGGCGCACCGCAGACGATAGTGGTCGGCGTGCCGCTGCCGGTATCGACCTTGCAGACATTCAGGCGGTCGGCATCGGGATGCTTTGACGACTTCAAGCACATGGGCGACGACCACGCTGTCAAAGTCAGGGGCGACCGGGTCCAGTTCCTCGACCTCAAGGCCGGCCATGGTCAGCAGATGGGAAAGTTCCTCACTCGACAGCTTGGGATCGACGAGGTTACGCAGCCAGGATTCAGAGAATTTCATTGGCGTGACTCGAATTAGGGGTCAGTTGAACTGACGCAGGAAACGCAGGTCGCCTTCGAAGAACAGGCGGAGGTCATTGATGCCGTAGCGCAGCATGGTCAGGCGGTCCTGACCGAAGCCGAAGGCGAAACCGGTGTACTTTTCCGGATCAATACCGGCAATGCGCAGCACGTTCGGATGCACCATGCCGCAACCGGCGATTTCCAGCCAACGGCCTTCAAGATCGGCGCCCCCATCCTTGAAGGCGACATCAATTTCGGCGGATGGCTCGGTAAAAGGAAGAATGAAGGACGGAAACGCACCTTCAGGTCATCGGTCTCGAAGAAGCTCTTAGGAAATCGGCAATACCACCCTTCAGGTCGGCGAAGGAAACCCTTCCCCCACCCACAGGCCTTCAACCTGATTGAACATCGGCGAGTGCGTCGCATCGGAATCGACACGATAGACGCGGCCCGGCGCGATGATTCTGATTTCGGGCATTTTTTCCTGTTGACCGTAGCGGGCCACATGCGCTTGCATGTAACGGGCCTGATCGGGCTGGTATGAGTGCGCAGCAAAACCTTTTCGGCAACAGTACCGTCCCCGGTTCTGCAGGTAAAACGTGTCGTGCATCAAACGCGCCGGGTGATCCTCGGGCGTATTCAGCGCGAGGGAAATTGAAGAAATCCTCTTCGATTTCCGGGCCGTCGGCGACCTCAGAAACCAATCGAGCGAACAACGACTCGATGCGCTCCAAGTGCGCGTCACTGGATGCAAACCACCGCGCGCTTCGCGCGCGACCAGGCAATGACATCCAGCGCCTCTTCGGCCAAGACGGGCATCCAGGGCCGCCTTGCGGATCGCTTCGCGTCGCTCGTTCAACGCGGTTTCAACGGCGTCTTGGCGAGATTGTCGCGGCACCTGCCGTTTTCTTCTCTTCTGCGGGCAGCTTGCCTAAGCCCTTGAGAAGTTCGGTAATCTGACCGTCTTGCCGAGAAAACGGGCTTTCACCTGTTCCAGCGCATCCGGGTCTGAAATAGCAGCAAAGGCCGCCTTGGCTTCGCTAACGACTTGATCAAGATTATCCATAGACTTCCACCTACAAAACCACCAACAAAAAGGAGGCTTGCGCCTCCTTTTTTTAGTCAAGCCTTCGCTCAGGCGCCGAGCTGTGCCTTGGCCTGTGCGGCCAGAGCAGCAAAAGCCGGCTGATCGAAGACAGCCAGATCGGCCAGGACCTTGCGGTCGACTTCGATATTAGCTTTCTTCAGGCCATTCATGAATGTGCTGTATTTCATGCCTTCCAGACGAGCTGCAGCATTGATACGAGCGATCCACAGGGCACGGAACTGACGCTTGCGTTGACGACGGTCACGGTACTGATATTGACCAGCCTTCATCACCGCCTGTTTGGCGATGCGATATACGTTCTTGCGACGACCGCGGTAACCCTTGGCCTGAACGAGAATCTTCTTGTGACGCGCGCGCGCCGTTACACCACGTTTAACTCTAGGCATCTTTTATCTCCTTACGCGTAGGGCATCATGGCGCGGACGGATGCTGCATCGCGCTCGTTAACAGCAACTGAACCACGCAGGTGACGTTTACGCTTTGGTCGTCTTCTTGGTCAAGATGTGACGCTTTGAAGGCTTGACCGCGCTTGATGCTACCACCAGCGCGAATCGGAGAAGCGCTTTTTTTCGCGCTGCTCTTGGTCTTCATTTTGGGCATTTAATGCTCCTTAATGACATGCCGTCAGGTGGTTCCCGGCGGGAACGCTTCCGTACCAAGCACCACCAACTACTGAATACTACGGTTTGCTTCTTCTTGGCCGGCCCGATGACCATAATCATCTGACGACCTTCCATCTTCGGCATCTACTCGACTGCACCAGCCGCATCAAGGTCAGCCTTGATTCGTTCCAACTGGCGCATGCCGAATTCCTGATGCGCCATTTCGCGGCCACGGAAGCGCAGGGTCACTTTGACCTTGTCGCCCTCTTCCAAGAAGCTGCGTCATGTTCCTGGAGTTTGATCTGGTAATCGTTTTCGTCGGTACCTGGGCGCAGTCTCGTTTCTTGACCTGCACCTGTTCTGCTTCAGCTTGGCCTTCGCGCACGCTTGTTCCTGGTACTTGAACTTGCCGTAGTCCATGATGCGGCAGACCGGCTACAGCGGTCGAGAGCGATCTCGACCAGATCATCCCGGCTTCTTCAGCCATGTGCAAAGCCTCACGAATACTGACTATGCCTAGCTGTTCAGCTTCTGCACCCTGGAGACGAATCTCCGGAACCGTAATTTCTTCGTTGAGGCGATGCGCCTTGTTCTGAGCTATGGTAAAACCCCCGAAAACAATAAATTAAGCCGTGCTACTACGCGCCACGACTTCTTCCTGAAGTCGTTTGATCAGGGCCTCAATGGACATCTGTCCGAGATCCTGACCACCGCGAGTCCGCACGGCAACCAGTCCGTCCGCTTTTTCTTTATCGCCCACAACGAGCTGATAAGGCAGCCGGTTCAAGCTATGTTCGCGAATTTTATAGGTAATTTTCTCGTTACGCAAACCGACTCGGCCCGGAAGCCCGCGTTATGCAGCTTTTTCGCCAAATCGCAGCATAATCCGCCTGCTTTTCCGGAGATATTCAACACCATCACCTGCACCGGCGCCAGCCACAGCGGAAGTGCGCCGGCAAAATTCTCGATCAGGATGCCAATGAAGCGCTCCAACGACCCCAGAATGGCTCTGTGCAGCATCACCGGCACCTTGCGCGTATCGTCCGCACCGACATATTCCGCCCCAGACGGCCCGGCATCGAGAAGTCACCTGCATCGTCCCGCATTGCCAAGAGCGACCGATGGCATCCTTGATGTGGAATTCGATCTTCGGACCATAGAAAGCCCCCTCCCCCGGCAGTTCGGTCCATTCCAGCCCGGATGCACGCAAACCCTGGCGTAGCGCATCCTCCGCCTTGTCCCAAACATCGTCGGAACCAACGCGGCTATCCGGACGCAGCGCCAATTTGACCGCGACATCGTTAAAACCGAAATCGGCATAAACTTTTTAACCAGCGCATTAAAAGCAGTCACTTCGGATTCGATCCGATCTTTCCGTACAGAAGATGTGACCGTCATCCTGCACAAAACCGCGCACACGCATCAGGCCATGCAAGGCCCCGGTTGGCTCGTTGCGATGGCAGGAACCGAACTCACCATAGCGCAATGGCAATTCGCGATAGGAACGCAGATCCGAATTGAAAACCTGGACATGGCCCGGACAATTCATCGGCTTGACCGCATAGTCGCGATTTTCCGACGAGGTCAGGAACTTGTTGTCTTTGTAATGCTCCCAGTGACCGGACTTTTCCCACAAGGTCTTGTCGAGAATCTGCGGACAGCGAACTTCCTGATAGCCATTGTTGCGATATACGGCGCGCATGTATTGTTCGATTTCCTGCCAAATCGCCCAACCCTTGGGGTGCCAGAAAACCAGACCCGGCGCTTCGTCCTGCATATGGAACAGGTCATATTGCTTGCCGAGACGGCGATGATCGCGTTTTTCAGCCTCTTCCAGCATGTGCAAGTAGGCGTCGAGGTCTTCCTTCTTGGCCCAAGCGGTGCCATAGATACGCTGTAATTGCTCGTTGCGATGATCACCACGCCAATAGGCGCCAGCCACCTTCATCAACTTGAAAATCCTCAGCTTGGCCGTGGTCGGCACGTGCGGGCCGCGGCATAGGTCAATGAAATCGCCTTCGCGATACAGCGATACCTGCTGGTCAGCTGGAATAGCACCAATCAGTTCAGCCTTGTACTTTTCGCCGAGATCGAGGAAAATTTAACCGCATCGTCGCGCCCAGACTTCGCGGGTAACGGGGATGTCCTTCTTGGCCAGCTCGGCCATACGCTTTTCGATGACGACCAGATCTTCCGGGGTAAACGGACGCTTGTAGGCAAAATCGTAGTAAAACCCGTTTTCGATAACCGGGCCGATGGTTACCTGAGCATCAGGGAACAGCGCCTTAACCGCGTAAGCCAGCAAGTGAGCCGTCGAATGACGAATAACCTCCAGCCCCTCGGCATCCTTGTCCGTGATGATGGCCAAGTCGGCGTTTCGTTCAATCAAATGAGAGGTATCAACCACAACGCCATCGACTTTGCCAGCCACGCTGCGCGAGCCAAGCCAGCGCCGATGCTGGCCGCCACTTCGGCGATTGTTACCGGCTGTTCAAAAGAGCGGATGGAACCATCAGGCAGTTTGATATCGGGCATGGCGGATCTCTGGGCAAAAAAAAAGTGCGGGGCGAGCCGCACTTTTGGTCAAACGAAGGCTGACTCGATTAGTGTTTCTGAACGGTACTGCAAGTTCGGAAAATCATCAATTCAACTCCGTCAGGAATTTTGGTAGGCGGTATTGGAATCGAACCAACGACCTCCACGATGTCAACGTGGCGCTCTAACCAACTGAGCTAACCGCCTAAAGAAGCGCGCATTTTACAGACGTAAAAGCCGATGTCAACAGCCCTTCGCGATTTTTTGAGTTGCCCATTAAACTTGCCGCTTAATGAATGGAGAGGCGAATGAACGAAGGCTGGATAATTTTGGAATTTGCCTGATTGTGGTATTGGGAGGCGCCTTGCCGCTGATCCGCCACCCCGCAACGATACCCCGCCGCCACTGCCCAAGGAAACTTTGCGCGACTGGCGTAGCGCAAAGTAAGGACGCCCAGTGGAATCACGATTACCGATCTCGAAATCAAGATCAGCTACACCGAAGACTTGTTGGACGAGCTGAATCGCATCGTCTTCGCCAGCAGCAACAAATCGATCTGCTCGCCAAGGAAATTCGCAGTCTGCGCGAACAGTCGCAAAATGCCCAAGCGCACCAACCGGGCAACCTGCGCGACGAACTTCCGCCGCACTACTGAACATGCAGCAAACACCCGTTACGGTTATCTACCACGCAGACTGTCTGGATGGCTTTGGCGCTGCCTACGCGGCGTGGGCTCACTTTGGTGACGCTGCGGTTTATCGAGCAATGCATCACGGTGAACCATGGGCACTCGCCGACATTGCCGGCCATCAGGTATTCATTCTGGACTTCTCGTTTCCGCCAGAATTTCTCGAAACCATGGCCAGAAGTGCCAATTCGGTCACCCAGATTGATCATCACGCATCCGCCCTCAATGCCTGGGGCGACAAGCTACGCCCCAGCGATAACGGCCTGCGCCAATATCAGCACCCAACGCTGCCACTTTACGTCGTTTTCAATCTTGATAAATCAGGAGCACGACTGGCTTTGGGAGAACTTCCATCCAGAAACACCGACGCCCTGGCAATTCGGCACATCGAAGACCAAGACATCTGGCGCTTTGCTTTACCCGGCACGCGTGCCTTCTGTCGCGCCCTGCGCCTGCTGCCATTTGACTTTGCCACTTGGTACCAACTGGTTTTAGAGACACCCAACGCGTCGGCAGCTCGCTACCTAGAAGCCATCATTCAAGGCTCGGCCATTGATCAGTTTCACCAAAGAGATTGAACGCATGTCCCAAAGCGTATTGCGTATGCCGGCTTTGGTTCGTGGCGAACCTGTCGACGCCCTGCAGGCGCAGCGCCATGGACAAACCATCATTACCGACGGCGATCTGAGCTGGCTGGCCACACCAGGGGATCGCCATCAACGCAAACGCGCTGTTTGCCTCGGATTTAGGAAACTCCTGGCTGAGCAAAGTGGTAGTTACGGTTTGATCTGGCAATTGTCAGGTGTCGGCGAAATCAAGGCCTCGCTGCGCTCAAAAGGCAAAACGCTCGACGTTGCCACCATTGCCTCACGTTATGGTGGCGGCGGTCACACGAATGCGTCCGGATTCCAAATGCCGGCACAGCAATTCTTCAGTGAAGTTCTGAATTTATCCCCCAAGGCCTGATTACCAGCCATTTGGCTAGGGTCTGGCCGGCACTGCCTGCCAGCCTTCGGGACATGCCTGCGTATATGGGTAGTACATGGCGCTCGAACCGCAGTAGTACCAACTCCCGGAAGCATTGGCAGACGGGGCTACCGGTGCAGGCTGCTGTTCGATATAGACTGGCTGTGGTGAATAAACCGGCCCGACGTAATAGGGATCGACATATACCGGCCTGCTCCGCTCCGACATGATAGCCAAACCAGTGAGCGCGCCAAATACAGCCAGCCCGGCCCAGCCGGAACCACCACTGCCGTGATGGCCATAGCCTCTATGGCCGTA contains the following coding sequences:
- the rplT gene encoding 50S ribosomal protein L20: MPRVKRGVTARARHKKILVQAKGYRGRRKNVYRIAKQAVMKAGQYQYRDRRQRKRQFRALWIARINAAARLEGMKYSTFMNGLKKANIEVDRKVLADLAVFDQPAFAALAAQAKAQLGA